In Cucurbita pepo subsp. pepo cultivar mu-cu-16 chromosome LG10, ASM280686v2, whole genome shotgun sequence, the DNA window CATAGTAATAGTAATACCACCCCAATTATCCTAGAAGAAAGCCCGTAAAACCATTTGGACCaggtatttttttctctctcaaaacCAAAGACCACCTCTTTCAGACGAGAAAGAAGCTTCCAACTCCTCCATGTTTCAGTTTGAAAGGGAACACCAATCTAAACCTTCCCAAAAAGGTCTCACACTGAGAAAAAACGGCTTTAGTCGTCCCCAATTATTACCTTGCCCTCATTCATCAAGATTTGAAGGTTGTTATTCATTAGTTTTGTTTGAGAAGACGAGAGAAAGAAAGGGCCAAaaggagagaggaaaaaatgGAGGCTGGTTTGTGGAAACATGGAACTTCATTGataagaagaaaatacaaaaaaaaaaaaataataataaataaaaataagtgcCAAATAATGagcttttgaaaatattattttaaagccCAGGTCTGCCCCCAAACGCTTGacagttttttctttttttctttctaaaagcGCTCCAAGAGGAAACTGACTCGACCCAGATTTAAGTCAGCACTACGAACCCTAGTCCTGCCCCACGACTACTAAGGAACCGCAAAATTCAGGGCCTCGAGTGATAGAGAAGTCAGATACCGTGTTTAATAAAGCAACTAAGCACGGAAATTTTGTGGGAAGCAGAATACGCATTGAAAAGCATAAATCCTAAACAGAAAAGGTGAAATTGGTAGTATCCAGAGGTAGAGTAATACACACCGGGGTGGGCTTAGAAGCTCGTTTGTGATGAGGGgctgaagaagaggaggaggaagtgCGAGAAGAACCAGGAATTGGGCCCTTGAGAGGGAAATACCTGTTCTTCTGGACATCATAGTAATAACCAGGGAGCTCTGCACGGAAGTATGGAAAGCAAAATTTGACATTGATGAGAGATTGAAAGGAAGGAAATAGAATGAGAGCGGAAAGCAAAAGTGGAACCTGGTGGCATGACTATTGAGAAAGTGGTGGTGGAAGCAGCGTGGCGAAGTAGGAGTTGCAGTGGAAGAGTTTTGAAGCGATGGACTTTCGAAGCGGATGTTCAGAAGGGCAGAGAATTAGATGTTCCGATCCCGACTATCGCTGGGCGTGCCTGCAAAATATCGGATCGATTTAGAAATACGaatcataatttataatggAATGGATTGTTTTTTCGTATTAGGAAAAGGAATGCAAGATTTGATATGCCAAAATCTTTTCTACTtgattcaaaaataaataaataaataaattttatctcCAACAAAAACGGTTAAGCCTTCCTCAACGGTCAAATtatcaacaagaaaaaaaacaaataaataaaagaactcCAGAGCtcaattttgaagtttatttaaaagcttttgaagttaaattaatagatGAATGGACTTGTATTTCTTATATGATGTTTATAATAATCAATCAAAACATACATGGAAAagtaaatttaaagttttccTTTCATGTTTAGGGTTCAAGTTCTCCtcaaatttttccttttaaaactatatatatatatatggtatacGGACGAGGCCGAGACGACGCAAGTTATGCTCTTAAGTCGCTCCTCTCACTTGCTCAATCCTGCTCGCCGTCAATTTGCTTTGTTCGCCAAAGGCTTCAACTCTTGGGCTTTACGCATTCGAAATGCTCCCTCCCTTCATAAAGCTCTTGCTATCTACTCCCAGATGCACCGCCAATCCGTTCCTCACGACAGCTTCTCAATTCTGTTTGTGCTCAAAGCCTGCGCTCGTTCCAACAACCTCTCCATTCTTCACCATCTTCATGCCCATATTACTAAACTTGGTTTCACTACCCATGTCTTTGTCGCTACATCCCTACTCTATGCGTACGTCCTGAACTCCTTTGAACTTGCTTGTTTGTTGTTCGATGAAATGCCCCACAAAAACACTGTTACCTGGAACACTATGATTTTCGGGTATTCCAAGACAGGGGATGTAGACAGAGCTCGCCAACTGTTTGATCTGATGCCATCAAAAGATTTGGCATCTTGGTCCGCCACGATTGCTGCATACGTTAACAACCGCAATTACAGGGGTGGTTTGCTTCTTTTCCAAGATATGATAGTTATTGGAATAACTCCCGACCAGATGGCGGTAGGTTCAATCTTAAAAGGGTGTGCTTATATGGGCTCTTTAGGATTGTTAGCTGGCAAATCAGTTCATGGTTTTGTGGTCAAGAATAGGTGGGAACTAAACCTGGAACTTGGTACAGTTTTGGTTGATATGTACGCCAAGTGTGGATTTTTTAAGTACGCTTGCCAGGTATTTCATTTGATGTCTGAAAAGAACGTCAGGACCTGGACTGCTCTGATATGTGGATTGGCACAGCATGGCTACTGCAAGGAGGCGTTGGATTTATTTGAGATGATGAGGAATGAATGTGTGGAACCGAATGAATTGACTTTCACTGGGATTTTAAGTGCTTGTGTTCATGCAGGATTTGTTCAAGAAGGCCGCAAATATTTCAACATGATTGAAGAATATGGCTTAGAAACAAGGATTCAACATTATGGTTGCATGGTTGATCTGCTGGGTAGGTCGGGATTGTTGGAGGAAGCTTATGGGGTTATTAAGAATATGAGACTCGAACCTAATATCATTGTGTGGAGCTCTCTTTTGTCGGCCTGTAAGCAACATAAAAGCTTTGACATGGCTGAGAGAGTTATTGAGCAGATACTGGACAAGTTAGAACCCGAGAATCATGGTGGAATTTACTCTCTTATATCTGATTTGTATGTTCTAGAGGAAAAGTGGGATGATGCAGAAAAGATAAGGAATTTACTGAACCAAAATGTGCGGAAGGTTAGGGCGTATAGCCTTATCAGAAGTGGATTATAGCTGCCTATAATTGCATCACTCCTTTTCGAATTAGAATAGTAATTGATATGGTCAACTTTACAAATTACTCTCACTGGTGTTTTGTAATCTGCTTCCTTGCAAATTTCCTGAGGAGCAACTGTAGAGGAAATAAATCTGTAGTCTGCAATGGTGCACAGCTTCTCAAATGCCAGCCCTTGCCAATTTTACATGGACAAAAGAGCGTGATCTTATCTTGGGCGCGGCCTCAATTAGTACAATATTGGGGGATGATTGCTGACTGATGGTTATTGCTAAGCGGGCGCGCTTACTTTTCTGGTCATGGCTTGATCTGCTGCTCTCTTGCCCATTCGAGATTGACATGCTAATGTGAGTTTGGCAAAGGTTCTTGGTGGAACCAGAGCTTCTCCTCCCTACATGTCTGTTCTGTTTGATCGATTATTTTCTCTACCATAGCAAACCTTGgcttgttttgtttgtatttatGTCATTGGTGAATTTGGCCAAATGATAGAAATTTGATGTCCCTCGAGATCTCGAGCTGTCAGGTTTAATTAACTTGTTTGCCATGCTCCATTTGTTGGAAGTAAATAATAGCTTTGGGCGGCTCACAGGGAAAACGGAAATGAgcggaaaaagaagaagaacaacaacaacaagaagaaagGCTAAACTAATTAGAAAACTACTTCCAGGTTCGAAGAGACCAAAAGAATCTCATTGGTCGTGGGAGAACTCCccataatttcattaattcataattagaCCTGCTTCGTTTAGCTTTACTTGCAGGTACGAACTACCCTTTTCCATCTATATGTTGATCCGTGAGTAACTAAAACCAGAGTTGGCCAGCTGATGATAATTCCGGTCAGATGTAAATAGCCGTAGATACATAAGAAAATCCATAAACTCTAGCTACGCACCGAGAACTACAGGTTGTAGTTGGGCCGAGCATAAATAAACGAAAACCACCACAAATTCTTAGAAGTGGACTCAAAGTGGCCCAAGTTTGGCCGCAACAAAACAGGCCCGCTTGATGGTGCGTTGCCCAATGTCATGCTTCCCACACTGAATACGATTACCTTCTATCCAGCAATGAGCGGTGCGCAGGTGGAGGCTAATCCTGTTTTGATTTATCTTCTTCTGAAACTAGAGAGCAGTGTTTGTTGGATATGAGCTCGCTGACAATTTCATTTAGGGCTGCCACTCCCAGAACGCTCAGCTCCAACAACATTTCACCTGATAAATGTGTAACGACGAAACAAGTCTCCAAATTTACCTACACCCGTACCCCAaaaatctcttcttctcttcagGAACTGGAAATGAAGGAGAGCCCAGCTTCATTCGGCAGAAGAGGAGCAATTGGTTGTGGATTCCTACTCGGCCTTGCCAGCGTTCTCCTACAACCATTGCCTGCAACTGCTGAAGCCACACCATGTGAATTCACAACAGCTCCGTCGGGCCTTGCATTCTGCGATAAAGTTGTCGGGACAGGCCCTGAGGCTGAGAAAGGACAGCTAATCAAGGTGTGCCTTCAATCACTCGTACCCCTTTGTTCTCTACCATAGATtcaatgatttgaaattaaagttGATAAATCTGTGTGAATTGATGTTGTATTGTTGTATTGTGGTATTGTATACCCGTGTGAAGTGACAAATTGGTGATTGGTAGGCACATTATGTTGGAAAACTAGAGAGCGGAAAGGTGTTTGATAGCAGCTACAATCGGGGGAAGCCGTTAACCTTTCGAGTTGGGGTTGGTGAGGTATATATgtagttatatatattttaagaacatGGGAAGGAGAGAGtggatattaattaattgggAGAAGTAAAGTAAAAATGTGCAGGTTATAAAAGGTTGGGATGAAGGTATTCTTGGGGGCGATGGAGTTCCAGCAATGCTTCCGGGTACGTTTTCCACATAAACTGGAAATTTTGTTAAGCCTATGGAAGTGGAATGGTGTTAATTAAAACATCAATTTCCTTGACACTTAATGGGGTTCGTGGGATTTGTGAAGGAGGGAAGCGGGTTCTAAAGCTTCCTCCACAACTAGGGTATGGCGCGAGAGGTGCTGGATGCAGAGGAGGTAGGATGAAATTTCTGGTTGTTTTCATGTACTGGTAAAGGGGGTTATGAAatcaattacttttaattaattggataAAGGAGTTTGTAGTTGAAAGTGGTGTTTTGGCTTGATTGCGTATGCAGGGTCGTGTATCATTCCTCCCAACTCAGTTCTCTTATTTGATGTGGAGTTCATTGGGAAGGCATGACATCATCATCCATCCTGGTTCCTTTCACATCTtcgaatttttattatattttttatttacttagaATTACAATTACAAACTCCCCGTACTTGGTTTGGTGCCTTTTCTCGGCCTGTTGTTAACTATACACTTGTTAATTCTAATTTGGTTGCTGAGGTTTCAATTGCGACATACATGGTCATTActtatttgattatattaattttatgtttatttaccATTGGACTCTGAGTTGGCAAAATTGAGATCACATTTCTTGCCCACTCTTTCCCCCTCCTTTTTCTCCTTCTAGATTGAAACAGGCCCCTTCTAGATCCTATTTCCTCCTTCCATTTCCATCATTCTCTCAACTTGATAATTCCTCCACCACCGGCAGTCGATCGAATGGAAGCAAAAGGACACGATAGTCGATCGAATGGAAGCAAAAGGACACGATAGTCGATCGAATGGGTTGGTGGGACTGTGTGTTTCTCAACTGTGGTGAGAGAGACAGGGTAGCGGCCAGGTGTGACAAAAGAGAGGGGAGAAAAAGATTGggcaagaagaaagaaaaagattgggcaagaagaaagaaaaagattggGCAAGAAGAATATGGCATCTCATTCTACCACCTCCTATTCCTGtcataacaaaataaaaacctaTACTAATTCATTGGTATAATGGATATTGAAATCATTATCtacattcataatttttttaaacaactATTTACATTACTATTTTTACTCCAAAATTCAAttactcatttttattttattaaaacaaatactactttcttttttattatatgaaataattataaaatccgatttttaataatacttgAGACAAACATTAAACAAACGTTAAGAGAGAGGAGGTCCttataaaccctaaattcgCCCAAACCCCTAAACTTGGTCGCCCACGCCATCAAAGCAACCTCAGACTCACAGCGAAGAAACTCgtcggggagaagaaagatggcGAAATCCATGAGatcgaagagagagaagaggctGCGGGCCATCCGGAGAGACATGGTTGACCCTTTTTACGACAAGAAAGACGCAGCCAAGCTTGCTGCTCAACAGGCTGCCCTTGCTGCCCCTAAGCTTCCCGTGCGTCCATCTCCTTTCACTTCCAATATTTCTACTATGGACGTCGCATCAGCCTCTGCTTCTACTGACGCCGACTCTGCCATGGGTATCCCCTTTGTTCCTTCTATTACTTGCAGACCTTTCTTTTTGCTCCTCTATGTTCATTCTTTAGGTTTATGGATTTCATTGTTGTGGTTTTTCATCTCATTATATGAAAATTCTTTCATCCTTGCCCTCTTTTGCTTTGTTCACTCAACCCATGACGAATATCGTAACCCAAGTCATTCTGTCATCCAAATGCACAATCTTTGTACGGTTAACAGAGGGGTGAGAGGGATAGAGACATAGAGAGACAACCCTCGAATAAATTCCATGCAATTCACAGCCCCCACTTTTGTGGCCTGATATGTTGAGGCTTTGCTTCCATCCACTTCGTGGACTAGTCTACATTTCTAGCTCTAAAActtgattttgaaaaatagaataattcaTCGtagttttaattatgaatgaaTAAGAGTATTTACACACAGGCGACCTCTAAGAAGATTACAACTAATCTTAAAATCACGAGGTTAACAGAGTCACTGAACTAAACAGAAAGCTAGCAACTGAAATAACAGATTAAATATACATATAGTTAACAGGAGTCAGGATGTCACACTCGTATTTTCCACAATTGGATGGAATAGAGAAAATAGAGGGGTAATATGGAAGGATAGTTGCCCAACTTCAATATACAATTCTtatgtttccttttttatggAGATCAAAATGTTTTTGTGAAAGTTCGTTTGTGACAGTCTAGACTTGGTTTTCTCTGTTTTCAACTCATATTTTATGCTATAGGTGTTGATGAATACAACTTCTTTCTAATGTTGTATTAGCCATATAGCTGTTCAATTCTTTCAAGTGTCGAGTTACTTATTTCccgtaattattatttcaccATCTATGTTTTGTCTGCGACGTTAATTTATGTGAcagttgaattaaaatggttTTAAAGCTTTCCCGATCAGAAATATCCAAGTTTGTTCGTTAAACAACTTCCGAGGGAAAGTTACCATATGTTGTTCCTATCCCATATCCAGCGTCACAAGGCATCCcgaatgaacaaaaaaagtaTTTCCTGCTAAGAGGCTATGTCTGTTTTTTAGCCTTCTCTCTTTCTGATTGTGATtctactgttttttttttttttttttaatgaaaatgtcATGTGCTATTCTAAGCGTAATTCCTGGTGTTCTATTGTGCTTTCCTACGTGCTTGTATCTGAGAGATTAgcttatgattttaaaattttagaagagGTATGTTGCTTTTCGTCCTAATGCGGAGCTCTTCATTGACTCCTTAGTGTGATTTGCACAAGGTCTTCTTTACTCCAACGATGGCTCCTTCAAAAAATGATAAaccttttaacattttttggTAAAAGGAATATAAGGaagtttccttttttctttttcctttttcttggaGTTCATCATGGGGTGGGGAATTTGAACCTTTTGTTGAAGGTACACAATTTATGGCAGTTGAGCAGTGCCCACTTAACAGTGGAATTGAAATACCACCCAGCTTCGTTACATCACGTACAAGTTGTGTTCTCATTTGTGGTGGTGCAGATGTATTTATTAGCATTGGGCCTTTCTATGTATGGTTTGAATTATTTGAGAATAGATGTGTGGaaggtgttaatttctttgtttgtgtTGCAGATGTGGAGATGAATGGATATGGTGAAAGCACGACACTGAAGGCTGTAGGTGGAATTGGGAAGAAatcgaaaagaaaattcaaggttGGTAAGGCCAAGCGCCGGGGTAAGTGCAAGATCAAGAGGAACCGCCACATTTAAACCCTGAGAGATGAATCGGGTACATTTTCCCCCAATGGCCAGTATAGATAGATATTCTGTTGGAATAGTActatattatgttatttcaGTTCATTTGTCACGCTATAATTTTTGGAATAGGCTGTGTTGAAGATATATCTTATTTGAGTCGAGTTAGTTTACCCAATGCATAGATAGACTTCTATAAATATGGCAAGAAGTTGAAATTGGGAGGAGGGGTTTTTGTGAAAGAAGACGAGAACTGTgatgataatttatttatttatttatttatttatttatgatttaatagGATAGGATAAAAAGGCATTATCCAAAAGAGTAGGGTGATTTTGGATGAGTAGCttcttatctttatttttcttcaacccAAAGTCTCAACTTTGGGGTGGAAGCGAGATAGATGGTCAAATTCTCCCTCCCTTTACGTTTTCGTCTTCCTGAATCCCAAATCATCCCACCTCTGAAACACACGACGATTATGTTTCTGCAATCAGGAGTAAGCAATGCAATAGGAGAGAGACTAatttttgtctctttttttaatagaaatgtATGGCATTCAAGTTTTAATGTGGTCAACATAgaaatacctttttttttttctttttttttttctcggaACATAAAAATTTGTATCCAAAACATAAGCATTCTGTGTACCAACTTTTAATAACTACATATGCCTATAATTGTGTTTTCTTATTCAATTTATTAAGCTTACTTGACTCAACGATCGTTGCATCATCAAAATTCTATATgccaaataaatattttaaatgttctCAATTAACATGtcttaaaatatctttaaaaattcacattatttctttattaataaactttaacaacttttcttttcagcATCACttcattgaaaatttttaaacattgaagttgaaattgaaaatacaaaaactaaaattagtatattctaaacaaaatttaaattaccagaacaataaaatatatttaattttaaattgattttatttgaacTTGTCATGGTGTGTAGACTTTGTTGATTTGACAATTTCTTATTCCAAGTCTCTTCCGTTTACTTggtcaaaataaataaaattgtttttaaaatagatttttttctataaaagcATGTGAAGTATGTGATTTGACAATTTAAAGGTTTGAATCTATTTGCTATTAAATGGTTATAATgatatcaataataataatatattgttttcagtatattcatttatatataaccATCCATTTTGATTCTATATAACAAGCTTTGGGTTGCAAAAAAAACAACTCTACCTATTACACTTCAATCTTTAATGCAATAAAACGacatgaaaatataattttagttttaaacgGGTAGAAAATTCAGattcaaactcaaaatttattatatgctACATTTAACACATTAAATCATTATGGTATGCAGTGGAATTTGAAGTTAGTTTAGTTTGgattataaatcatttatataATTCCAAAAGGGGAGAAAATAGTTGgctatatatacacatatttaacttatttaaagaagtaaatttaaaatgaataaataggaTAAATTAATACTAACACCACTTGtcacttttatatttaaaaaattaatttggttttaaattccattttgatttcaatatgttagatctaaacttatttcaaaatttaaaattttgaaatatttattttaatttaatattttttattttaacagaTTAGTGAGTATTTATTGTAGCATATTAACATGAACCtgatttgatgaaattaatattaaattgcaAAAAACGATATAGGCATTGCTATTTTATAacaattaatatatatgtgtgtatatatatatatattggcaGTGATGAAATCATTAACGTTTCCTTGAAGTCTACTTAGTTAGAGGAAGAAGTTGCCCCAAATAGAAGCAAACAAACCAagtcttccttcttcttctcttgtaTGGTTGATCCTTCCCACCATTCTCTCTCACTTCTGAACCAACTCCCTCTTCTCTCTCCACTTCTATAATCTATTCAGTTGGTTGCCTTGTCCcgttcttcgtcttcttctttttcgtcttcttctttttcttcttcttcttcttcttcttcttcttcttcttcttcttccaatccCATCTCCATTCCATTCCCCTTGCTTCTTCTGCACCATGCCTCTTCTCACTTTTCTCCTTGCGCTCCTACTCCCacttcatcttcatctccaTGTCCACGCCCGTTTCGTCGTCGAGAAGAGCAGCGTCTCCGTTCTCTCTCCCACCTCTCTCAAGTCCAAGCATGACGCTGCCATAGCCAACTTTGGGATTCCCGACTACGGCGGATTCATAGTCGGCTCTGTTTTCTATCCTCAGAAAGGCACTTTCGGCTGTCTTCCCTTCGACGGCGATAAGCCTTTTAAATCCAAGACCTCTCGCCCTACCATCCTTCTCCTCGATCGTGGAggtatctcttttttttcttcttctttttctcattctaTGCATTTATCATTCTAAACTCGGAAACCAAAATCTACTCACCTTCTCTTATTAATGCCGTTGAATcgcctttttccttttttagcGAAACTGCGATTTCAACTCTTTTgtattccttttcttttcccaacTATAATCTTAATAGGAATCCGggtttcaatttgatttcttaatttttgaatTCCTTTACACTTGTGTCATCCACTAAGAAACAAACTGAAATAGACGAGAATCTAATATCAACAAAATGGGATCCATAATCTTTTTTCTCGATTTAATCGAATGCATCTGCCTAGCAATGTGATGTTTCCAACGATATCTGCCTATTTTGTTTTACGCCTCTTGTTGACTTTATTATCCAGATGCCGGCTATGATACCTTTTACTTTCCTCCTCATTCTTACTTACGATCCATAGATCATTTCTAGGGCCTGGAAACTTTGACTTTGAATCttcaaattattgttattactctgttctctttttcttttttctcaagGCTTATGGCTCCATttgtttgactttttttttcattaaaaaaaacccttcTCCCTCTTGGACATTTAAGTTGTATTATCAAAATCAAGCACAAACTCAATGACAACTCACATCAAATATGCTGCATCCCACTCTCAATTTTCTGTGTCTGATTTTTTGATTGGAGAGTTCTCAAAGGAATGGTTTGTTCTGATTTCAACTTCTTGGTTTCTTTCTGACCATTCAATTCAGATTGCTACTTTGCCTTGAAAGTATGGAATGCTCAACAGGCTGGAGCAGCTGTAGTTTTAGTAATGGATAGTATTGAGGAGTCTCTAATAACGATGGATTCACCTGAAGACAGCACCGAAGCAGATagttatattgaaaaaatccAAATTCCGTCTGCTTTCATAGAGAAATCCCTCGGCACAAGCCTAAAAGAAGCAGTGAGGAATGGCGAAGATGTTGTCATCAGATTAGACTGGAGAGAGTCGGTTCCCCATCCCGATAACCGAGTGGAGTACGAATTTTGGACCAACAGCAATGACGAATGTGGTAGTCGATGTAATGAGCAAATGAATTTTGTCAAAAGTTTTAAGGGACATGCTCAGATTCTGGAGAAGGGAGGTTACACTCAGTTCACACCACACTACATCACTTGGTATTGCCCTGAGGCCTTCAGATTTAGCAGCCAATGCAAGTCCCAGTGCATTAACCGTGGCAGGTATTGTGCGCCAGACCCAGAGCAAGATTTTGGAGTTGGGTATGAAGGCAAAGACATTGTCTATGAAAATCTCAGACAACTTTGTGTGCATC includes these proteins:
- the LOC111804282 gene encoding pentatricopeptide repeat-containing protein At5g66520-like → MLLSRSSHLLNPARRQFALFAKGFNSWALRIRNAPSLHKALAIYSQMHRQSVPHDSFSILFVLKACARSNNLSILHHLHAHITKLGFTTHVFVATSLLYAYVLNSFELACLLFDEMPHKNTVTWNTMIFGYSKTGDVDRARQLFDLMPSKDLASWSATIAAYVNNRNYRGGLLLFQDMIVIGITPDQMAVGSILKGCAYMGSLGLLAGKSVHGFVVKNRWELNLELGTVLVDMYAKCGFFKYACQVFHLMSEKNVRTWTALICGLAQHGYCKEALDLFEMMRNECVEPNELTFTGILSACVHAGFVQEGRKYFNMIEEYGLETRIQHYGCMVDLLGRSGLLEEAYGVIKNMRLEPNIIVWSSLLSACKQHKSFDMAERVIEQILDKLEPENHGGIYSLISDLYVLEEKWDDAEKIRNLLNQNVRKVRAYSLIRSGL
- the LOC111804283 gene encoding peptidyl-prolyl cis-trans isomerase FKBP13, chloroplastic isoform X3, with amino-acid sequence MSSLTISFRAATPRTLSSNNISPDKCVTTKQVSKFTYTRTPKISSSLQELEMKESPASFGRRGAIGCGFLLGLASVLLQPLPATAEATPCEFTTAPSGLAFCDKVVGTGPEAEKGQLIKAHYVGKLESGKVFDSSYNRGKPLTFRVGVGEVIKGWDEGILGGDGVPAMLPGGKRVLKLPPQLGYGARGAGCRGGSCIIPPNSVLLFDVEFIGKA
- the LOC111804283 gene encoding peptidyl-prolyl cis-trans isomerase FKBP13, chloroplastic isoform X2, which gives rise to MSSLTISFRAATPRTLSSNNISPDKCVTTKQVSKFTYTRTPKISSSLQELEMKESPASFGRRGAIGCGFLLGLASVLLQPLPATAEATPCEFTTAPSGLAFCDKVVGTGPEAEKGQLIKAHYVGKLESGKVFDSSYNRGKPLTFRVGVGEVIKGWDEGILGGDGVPAMLPGGKRVLKLPPQLGYGARGAGCRGGRMKFLVVFMVVYHSSQLSSLI
- the LOC111804283 gene encoding peptidyl-prolyl cis-trans isomerase FKBP13, chloroplastic isoform X1, whose protein sequence is MSSLTISFRAATPRTLSSNNISPDKCVTTKQVSKFTYTRTPKISSSLQELEMKESPASFGRRGAIGCGFLLGLASVLLQPLPATAEATPCEFTTAPSGLAFCDKVVGTGPEAEKGQLIKAHYVGKLESGKVFDSSYNRGKPLTFRVGVGEVIKGWDEGILGGDGVPAMLPGGKRVLKLPPQLGYGARGAGCRGGRMKFLVVFMYWVVYHSSQLSSLI
- the LOC111804285 gene encoding uncharacterized protein LOC111804285 — its product is MAKSMRSKREKRLRAIRRDMVDPFYDKKDAAKLAAQQAALAAPKLPVRPSPFTSNISTMDVASASASTDADSAMDVEMNGYGESTTLKAVGGIGKKSKRKFKVGKAKRRGKCKIKRNRHI